Proteins from one Naumovozyma castellii chromosome 3, complete genome genomic window:
- the SWI1 gene encoding Swi1p (ancestral locus Anc_8.472), with protein MDLFNANTSPANIFNNNNNNAAAANTPASKNDELTTTADEFMNFMDSKQSYSQPFDTDSFNENNNQQFPGGTTNSNQSPAMTMASPFESNNNNNNNNTGSLSPQAILARNSIIDQQAFSNVNTPTAAVPINPRTSATPQQVLMMNNNNAVKMDRSPSLNSQNEFQAQQSNNNNNNNNNIPSNITNANNINNSNINLMNSSNSNAPTPTANNAFVGRAAMFAALQNTNANNNNNNNTATIPTSSSSPNQQEQLHLQNLRKRQQQQERFLALQQQLQQQQQTNPNATKQQLQQKQQERFLALQRKYQEQQMLHHQQQQQQQQQQQLQQQQQQQQQQQQQSAAQTSQSPVPTSQLNQQQQQEQRQHHRNILQSLSPILQQRISNELNNKQYELFMKSLIENCKRLNTPLQTLPMIANRRVNLYYLYAMVQKSGGINAMEQNNNQWGVIAEKLSIPTNENLNEVIQQLKLIYFKILIPYEKYLMTNEGIKETQAKRIFLQQFLQEVLKKIQQFPQQQQQQQQQQQQQQQQQQQQQQQQQQQQQQQQQQQQQQQQQQQIRQPQQNETVSNASTPDIIFANNNGKKVAKKPRKPRQKKKTKKELEQERKLKEEMELKQRQFIENERLKQKQLLESKLRKEYELKLSQLPKKFQRTKIRNYSALKRPIDLNNGYDMNYISQIGEKIDSNKPIFLFAPELGAVNLSALSMSIQSNNLAEVNTALNTLLVVSADSLLKIHLDDCSELLDSLCQLGITLLNELNDGSSVSREKFTFSQNYLEEAVVTDPHFTSYSRNEDLLDSVFRQYTQKHEGNDVTVKVDSLTGLDLEQTINAIPTPANTPLPNQNNATIDLLDNDIEDDKTDVNIKEEMNYHKWDLLTEPLKYRKGQTIDLQTPSYLTSLRNIRDEVDTIFTKVTKRGAENLQILITDQLSTISMILRNFSFSEINSRLIAKNRFWKRFLSDLLWSLFINPAEKFKFHRKCLNCKKDVMLTLTNTAHLLEIDSHVDLFFLLMLTLSFGEPKKLNGNSNQITYSEYSLNWGKYNAFSTDVLAKLLSLGYPNRTFLKSILLNSFDINDYKNVKDVEIAKVLINKYNGDDKGKLFNDLVSFLFSAIPFQQLSTNPIIFENIIPIVSQTMISLLELLKFFKTDDNKNKDSFQGRKNLPLLWLKSEENIALNLRRLNEFVNNVTINLEKFNLVYLKDFLPMLSSRCVQLLTELIKKSIELSSSETDKRTIYDELISITNLLPAESEFLAILSNPLIDFRLIDQMQRLYGLRNEIISNCNI; from the coding sequence ATGGACCTCTTTAATGCAAACACGTCGCCAgcaaatatattcaataacaataataataatgccGCCGCCGCTAACACTCCCGCTAGTAAAAATGATGAACTAACAACAACCGCTGATGAGTTCATGAATTTCATGGATTCAAAACAATCCTATTCACAACCATTCGACACAgattcattcaatgaaaaCAATAACCAACAGTTCCCCGGCGGAACAACAAATAGTAACCAATCGCCAGCCATGACAATGGCCTCTCCATTCgaatcaaataataataataataataataatacgGGCAGTCTGTCGCCACAGGCTATACTAGCAAGAAATTCTATCATTGACCAACAGGCATTCTCGAACGTCAACACGCCGACTGCTGCTGTACCCATAAATCCAAGAACATCGGCAACTCCGCAACAGGtgttgatgatgaacaataataatgctGTCAAGATGGATAGATCGCCTTCTCTCAATTCACAAAACGAATTCCAAGCACAAcaatctaataataataataataataataataatatccCTTCTAATATAACAAACGCTAAcaatataaataattcaaatataaaCTTGATGAACTCATCAAACTCAAACGCTCCAACACCAACAGCAAATAATGCATTTGTCGGAAGAGCAGCCATGTTTGCAGCTTTGCAAAACACCAACgccaataataacaataacaataatacgGCGACTATACCgacatcttcttcatcaccaAATCAACAGGAACAATTACATCTTCAGAATTTAAGAAAGAgacagcaacaacaagaacGTTTCTTAGCGTTACAGCAACAAttgcaacaacagcaacaaacGAACCCGAATGCAACCAAGCAACAATTACAACagaaacaacaagaacGATTCTTGGCCTTGCAAAGAAAGTATCAGGAACAACAAATGTTACAtcatcaacaacagcagcagcagcagcagcaacaacaattacaacagcaacagcaacaacaacaacaacaacaacaacaatccGCTGCTCAAACATCTCAATCACCCGTGCCCACTTCACAACTAAaccagcaacaacaacaagagCAAAGACAACATcatagaaatattttacaaAGTCTATCGCCCATATTACAACAACGTATCTCTAACGAATTAAACAATAAACAGTACGAGTTATTCATGAAATCATTGATTGAAAATTGTAAAAGATTGAATACACCTTTACAAACATTACCTATGATTGCTAACAGGCGTGTTAATCtgtattatttatatgCCATGGTCCAAAAATCTGGAGGCATTAATGCGAtggaacaaaataataatcaatGGGGGGTTATCGCTGAGAAATTATCGATCCCGACTAATGAGAATTTAAATGAAGTGATTCAACAATTAAAattgatatatttcaaaatattgatcCCCTAcgaaaaatatttgatgacTAATGAAGGTATAAAGGAAACACAAGCAAAAAGAATATTCTTGCAACAATTCTTACAAGAAGTGTTGAAAAAGATTCAGCAATTTCCtcagcaacagcaacagcaacaacaacaacaacaacaacaacaacaacaacaacaacaacaacaacaacaacaacaacaacaacaacaacaacaacaacagcagcagcagcagcagcagcagcagcagcaaaTTCGTCAACCACAACAGAATGAAACAGTATCCAACGCATCAACGCCAGATATTATCTTTGCAAACAATAACGGTAAAAAGGTAGCCAAGAAACCAAGGAAGCCAAggcagaagaagaaaaccAAGAAGGAATTAGAACAAGAGCGCAAATTAAAggaagaaatggaattgaaacaacgtcaattcattgaaaatgaaagattaaagCAAAAGCAATTGCTAGAATCAAAATTAAGAAAGGAatatgaattgaaattatctCAACTGCCTaaaaagtttcaaagaACCAAGATTAGAAATTATAGCGCTTTAAAGAGACCCattgatttaaataatggttATGATATGAATTACATTTCTCAAATTggtgaaaaaattgattctAATAAACCCATCTTTCTCTTTGCTCCTGAATTAGGTGCTGTTAATTTGAGCGCATTATCAATGTCCATTCAGTCAAATAACTTGGCTGAAGTTAATACAGCATTGAATACGCTATTAGTGGTTAGTGCAGATTCACTTCTAAAGATACATTTAGATGATTGTTCCGAGTTATTAGATTCCCTCTGTCAATTGGGGATTACtttattgaatgaattaaatgatgGCTCGAGCGTAAGTAGAGAAAAATTTACATTTTCTCAAAATTACCTCGAGGAAGCAGTTGTCACAGATCCTCATTTCACATCATATTCCAGaaatgaagatttattggaCTCTGTCTTCAGGCAGTACACACAGAAGCATGAGGGCAACGATGTCACTGTAAAAGTGGATTCATTGACCGGGTTGGATTTAGAACAAACAATAAATGCCATCCCCACTCCAGCAAATACACCATTGCCGAACCAGAACAATGCAACCATTGATTTACTAGATAAcgatattgaagatgataaaaCGGACGTCAACATAAAGGAAGAGATGAATTATCATAAGTGGGATTTATTAACAGAACCACTAAAATATAGAAAAGGACAAACTATTGATTTACAAACGCCATCATATTTGACGTCATTGAGAAATATTAGGGATGAAGTGGATACCATATTTACGAAGGTCACAAAAAGAGGTGCCGAAAACCTTCAAATATTAATCACAGATCAACTCTCTACCATTTCGAtgattttaagaaatttttctttctcagAAATTAATTCGAGATTAATCGCCAAGAATagattttggaaaagattcTTGTCAGACTTATTATGGTCGCTCTTTATTAATCCAGcagaaaaatttaaattccaTAGAAAGTGTCTGAATTGTAAAAAAGATGTGATGTTAACGTTAACCAACACAGCTCATCTTTTAGAAATTGATTCTCATGTCGaccttttctttttactTATGTTAACCTTAAGTTTTGGTGAGCctaagaaattgaatggAAATTCAAACCAAATAACATATTCTGAATATTCACTAAATTGGGGGAAATATAATGCATTTAGTACGGATGTCTTAGCGAAATTGTTGTCATTAGGTTATCCCAATAGGACATTTCTTAAATCAATACTATTGAATTCTTTTGATATAAACGACTATAAAAATGTAAAGGATGTGGAAATTGCAAAAGTATTGATTAATAAGTACAATGGGGATGATAAGGGTAAgttatttaatgatttggTGTCGTTTCTGTTTTCTGCGATCCCATTCCAGCAATTAAGCACAAATCCAATTATTTTTGAGaatattattccaattgtttCACAAACAATGATCTCGTTATTAGAGTTacttaaattttttaaaacagatgataataaaaacaaaGATTCATttcaaggaagaaaaaacttACCTTTACTTTGGTTAAAGTCTGAGGAGAATATCGCATTGAATTTAAGAAGGCTAAATGAATTTGTCAACAACGTTACAATCAACttggaaaaattcaatttggtttatttaaaagattTTTTGCCGATGTTAAGTTCAAGGTGTGTTCAATTATTAACAGAGCTAATTAAGAAATCGATAGAATTATCATCCTCGGAGACAGACAAAAGAACGATATACGATGAATTGATATCCATTACTAATTTATTGCCTGCAGAATCCGAGTTCTTGGCTATCTTATCAAATCCGTTAATTGATTTCCGCCTCATTGATCAAATGCAAAGACTATATGGTTtaagaaatgaaattatatCTAATTGTAATAtctaa
- the CWC2 gene encoding active spliceosome conformation promoter CWC2 (ancestral locus Anc_8.466) codes for MSSWRDKPARIQVKEKDLPSTIPQQNGLSFNVWYNKWSQGGSGNGGDRFVNPFKLEPTLHSGLTLGDKEGSRVFCLYFAKGMCCLGKKCHYLHHVPDEEDNLKLKGNDVLDCFGREKFSSYRDDMGGVGSFLKLNRSLYVGGISGAINNKTNLKPSQIESRIRFTFGKLGDVESVRYIADKNCAFVKYRYPMNAEFAKECMSNQTLLLSSDPEWEQRKEGSGLLVKWANEDPDPEAQKREMQEKTQETLRTMVNLLQKHEEKQQQQQQRNIVIEEAGSDDTDRLFDRTVLDKLQLKMSKSKRNHSALRDRIHKIMNK; via the coding sequence ATGTCGTCCTGGAGAGATAAACCTGCCAGAATACAAGTAAAGGAGAAGGATCTCCCGAGTACGATTCCACAACAGAACGGGTTAAGTTTCAACGTATGGTACAATAAGTGGTCCCAAGGTGGATCTGGTAATGGTGGAGACCGATTTGTTAATcctttcaaattggaacCCACTTTGCATTCTGGATTAACGTTGGGTGATAAGGAGGGTAGTCGTGTGTTTTGTCTTTATTTTGCCAAGGGGATGTGTTGTTTGGGCAAGAAATGtcattatcttcatcatgTTCCCGATGAGGAggataatttgaaattaaaaggTAATGATGTGTTGGACTGCTTTGGTAGAGAGAAATTTTCCAGTTATAGAGATGATATGGGTGGTGTTGGTTCGtttttgaagttgaataGAAGTTTGTATGTGGGTGGTATTAGTGGCGCTATTAACAATAAGACGAATTTAAAACCTAGTCAAATTGAGAGTAGAATACGGTTTACGTTTGGCAAATTGGGAGACGTGGAGAGTGTGAGGTATATAGCAGACAAGAATTGTGCGTTTGTTAAATACCGATACCCGATGAATGCAGAGTTTGCTAAGGAATGCATGAGCAATCAGACTTTATTACTATCTAGTGATCCTGAATGGGAGCAGAGAAAAGAGGGGTCCGGTTTACTGGTGAAATGGGCCAATGAGGATCCTGATCCGGAGGCTCAAAAGAGAGAAATGCAAGAGAAGACGCAGGAAACGTTACGAACCATGGTGAATTTACTACAGAAGCACGAAGAAaagcagcagcagcagcagcagaGGAATATTGTCATAGAGGAGGCAGGTAGCGACGATACTGACAGGTTGTTCGATAGGACCGTGCTGGACAAGTTGCAATTAAAGATGAGCAAGAGCAAGAGAAACCACAGTGCTCTTCGAGATAGAATACACAAGATcatgaataaataa
- the GLE1 gene encoding nucleoporin GLE1 (ancestral locus Anc_8.460): MRFNLDEALDATTDEEVPTNLESLPSDDDDEELKLDDDFLTMLSNLNLKTRLPQWDMHHRGHYYRRPLSSASSTRATGKIDTEEQRDAFDVKSLGVALQDSINDKLEKQLLINMEQINNIKEKKRRILEEQKRREAEEAKKREQEQERIRLQKIKEEQLAKEKLAQEKQKALELAAQQKAKEEQELKAKKAAEEQERQARETAAKQNQSMTDFAAIDKLFWSYKEKIASIKKDIVQPVKDSDKDLRNTISRHKRKINPKFGQLTNSNQQLMNIKADLIQLIDQTKANSLAYQWILNFIAKAAVHQAETEVRVKPESALPLGKLILSLLITYPELKDLLMARFVKKCPYVIGFTCKIDTEKGRINMGWKRNSEDKWEDESSYSERMGGMMTLFSVLTRLPLPQEFITSHSHPLPITKSWQMLARICNTSLDLLTNTHFIVIGNWWDASAAEFLQAYANQGAKLLQLLGDDLTNVVAEHKYSGAARLRILMEEWQMGQLKSFPEMEA, from the coding sequence ATGAGGTTCAATCTCGACGAGGCATTGGATGCTACCACGGACGAAGAGGTACCCACCAATTTGGAATCACTTCCCAGcgacgatgacgatgaagaattgaaactGGATGATGATTTCCTGACGATGTTGAgcaatttgaatttgaaaacaagGTTGCCACAATGGGATATGCATCATCGTGGTCATTATTATCGTCGTCCTTTATCCTCAGCATCTTCTACAAGAGCTACTGGAAAGATCGACACTGAGGAACAAAGAGATGCTTTCGATGTCAAGAGTCTGGGCGTTGCCTTACAGGATTCCATTAATGATAAGTTGGAAAAGCAATTGCTAATTAACATGGAACAGATTAACAATattaaagagaaaaaacGACGAATCCTAGAGGAACAAAAGAGACGAGAAGCTGAAGAGGCTAAGAAAAGAGAACaggaacaagaaagaataaGGTTACAAAAGATAAAGGAGGAACAGTTAGCCAAGGAAAAACTGGCTCAAGAGAAGCAAAAGGCTCTGGAGTTGGCTGCCCAACAAAAGGCTAAAgaggaacaagaattaaaaGCAAAGAAGGCTgctgaagaacaagaacgTCAAGCGAGGGAAACGGCCGCCAAACAAAATCAATCAATGACTGATTTTGCTGCCATTGACAAATTATTCTGGTCATATAAAGAGAAAATTGCATCAATCAAGAAAGACATAGTACAACCTGTTAAGGACTCAGATAAAGATTTAAGAAATACAATATCGCGTCACAAGAGGAAAATTAACCCAAAGTTTGGTCAATTAACAAACAGTAACcaacaattaatgaacATTAAAGCTGATTTAATACAACTTATTGATCAAACCAAGGCAAACTCATTAGCTTATCAATGgatattaaattttataGCCAAAGCTGCTGTGCACCAGGCAGAAACAGAAGTTAGAGTGAAACCTGAATCTGCATTACCTCTAGGTAAATTAATCCTTTCATTACTTATAACTTATCCCGAATTGAAGGATTTACTCATGGCTAGATTTGTGAAGAAATGCCCCTATGTAATCGGTTTCACTTGCAAGATTGACACAGAAAAGGGAAGAATCAATATGGGgtggaaaagaaattctGAAGATAAATGGGAGGATGAATCTTCATACAGTGAAAGAATGGGTGGGATGATGACTTTATTTTCTGTGCTAACAAGATTACCGTTGCCACAAGAATTTATTACTTCTCACTCCCACCCACTACCGATAACAAAATCATGGCAAATGTTAGCCAGAATATGTAATACTTCCTTGGATCTTCTCACGAATACACATTTTATAGTCATTGGGAACTGGTGGGATGCGTCAGCAGCAGAGTTCTTACAAGCATATGCGAACCAGGGTGCCAAACTGTTGCAATTGTTAGGTGATGACTTAACAAATGTTGTGGCAGAACATAAATACTCTGGGGCTGCCAGATTAAGAATCCTAATGGAGGAATGGCAAATGGGCCAGCTGAAATCATTCCCAGAAATGGAAGCCTGA
- the YCX1 gene encoding Ycx1p (ancestral locus Anc_8.458) codes for MNKFQRWLFVIGIYTTNITIFIISWRFRLHFTNLWEFYVSPLILIASFIILGLVTADFLTPSLSHISRDILHISDRISGMTLLALGNAIPDITSTYQSMNSHVTALALGELVGGIFFLLTVVIGSMGLVGNKIHVCSSKSEINVERGIDINSTQKCDQEKHELISYDRTNYVQDLAVFIIMIIICCAFLYNEELEFWECVTMVIFYCLYVIRLVFMHKSAMKLLPSLNFDSSSSHDLTPNQSGHERNMSRFVQGIQQRRSDLKKRIRKQIRSTYHGWVKMSLDDCLQVWENERLSNKKPLISDTVVGSEVEDEDENALATDGERVGLQRRTVSYQEPVAQSRKLDSPHVIIPSRPEEQDVLSSTVSNKSEPPKYLNLPKTRPPAHKFPSSDHIPDLCTNYYGAIDPQDAVTGNAPTSPLASSVMSTEIISNLSRVSKLHYYLVSDECTSSVYFSNSEFFTLVFVTPISLYLHLLIPLREVTYSGLIPDIPMDILQLFQLSMSPIVSSYFVSEEVPILAIVSSIFVSIILIWRWKYGIVKYNSEIISIMGFIMSLVTISYQVHLVVQTLTKWVEMFHISESILGLTIFAWGNSIGDLISNVTFVKIGIVDIALGACFGSPLLSFLFGIGFDGILIMLKRYYRSDDNLSFWKYKIEFDADYNLFFSCLGIVIAFLILSIGVPLNNWTIDRKISTLLILLYCVVLVINIYVEINS; via the coding sequence atgaataaatttcaaagatggcTTTTCGTCATTGGAATCTACACGACAAACATTAcaatattcattatttcatGGAGATTCAGGCTGCATTTTACCAATCTTTGGGAGTTCTACGTTTCTCCTCTAATATTAATTGCCAGTTTTATTATTCTGGGCCTCGTTACAGCTGATTTCTTAACTCCTTCATTATCCCATATTTCAAGGGATATATTGCATATCTCTGATAGAATATCTGGAATGACTTTATTAGCCTTGGGCAATGCTATTCCCGATATTACCAGCACTTATCAATCTATGAATTCACATGTGACTGCCCTGGCATTAGGTGAATTGGTAGgtggaatattttttcttcttacTGTGGTCATTGGATCGATGGGCCTCGTCGGAAATAAGATTCATGTATGCTCATCCAAAAGTGAGATTAATGTTGAGAGAGGTATTGATATAAATTCTACACAAAAATGTGACCAGGAAAAGCATGAACTTATAAGCTATGATAGAACTAATTATGTTCAAGATTTGGCTgtgtttattattatgattatAATTTGCTGTGCATTTCTGTATAACGAAGAATTAGAGTTTTGGGAATGTGTTACCATGGTAATATTCTATTGTTTGTATGTGATACGATTAGTTTTCATGCATAAAAGTGCCATGAAATTACTTCCTTCCCTTAATTTCGATAGTTCGTCAAGTCATGACCTCACACCAAATCAAAGTGGGCATGAGAGAAATATGAGTAGATTCGTTCAAGGTATTCAGCAGAGAAGGTCAGATCttaagaaaagaataagaaaGCAGATTAGGTCAACTTACCATGGATGGGTTAAGATGAGTTTAGATGATTGCTTGCAAGTATGGGAAAATGAAAGGTTATCAAATAAGAAACCATTAATTTCAGATACTGTTGTTGGTTCCGAAGTagaagatgaggatgaaaatgCATTAGCAACGGATGGAGAAAGAGTTGGTTTACAAAGAAGAACTGTATCATATCAGGAACCCGTAGCACAATCACGAAAGCTAGACTCTCCTCATGTGATTATACCATCACGCCCCGAAGAACAAGATGTCTTATCGAGTACAGTGTCTAATAAATCAGAACCACCTAAGTATTTAAACCTCCCCAAAACAAGACCCCCAGCTCATAAATTCCCCAGTTCTGATCACATTCCTGACTTGTGCACTAATTATTACGGTGCTATTGACCCACAGGATGCTGTAACTGGTAACGCACCAACTAGTCCTTTAGCATCGTCTGTTATGTCTACCGAGATAATATCTAACTTATCTAGAGTGTCCAAATTGCATTACTACTTAGTATCAGATGAATGCACCTCGTCAGTAtatttttctaattctgaatttttcactttggTATTTGTTACTCCAATCTCTCTCTATCTACATTTACTGATACCTTTACGAGAGGTAACTTATTCTGGGCTCATTCCTGATATTCCAATGGATATTCTACAGCTATTTCAATTGTCCATGTCACCGATAGTTTCCTCCTATTTCGTTTCCGAGGAAGTACCTATTTTAGCCATTGTGTCTAGTATTTTCGTTTcaattattcttatttgGAGATGGAAATATGGAATTGTCAAATATAATTCTGAAATTATATCGATCATGGGGTTTATTATGTCACTTGTTACAATTTCCTATCAAGTTCATCTAGTTGTGCAGACATTAACCAAGTGGGTAGAAATGTTCCATATATCAGAAAGTATATTAGGGCTAACAATATTTGCCTGGGGAAATTCCATTGGTGATTTAATCTCTAATGTTACCTTCGTTAAGATTGGTATTGTAGACATTGCCCTGGGTGCCTGTTTTGGTAGTCCCCTTTTATCATTTCTGTTTGGAATTGGATTTGATGGGATATTAATCATGCTTAAGAGATATTATAGGTCAGATGATAATTTATCCTTTTGGAAGTACAAGATTGAGTTTGATGCTGattataatttatttttcagttgTCTTGGAATTGTAATtgcatttttaatattatccaTTGGAGTACCGTTGAATAATTGGACCATTGatagaaaaatttcaacGTTGTTAATACTATTGTATTGTGTAGTTCTTGTTATTAACATATATGTAGAGATCAATTCATAA
- the HEM3 gene encoding hydroxymethylbilane synthase (ancestral locus Anc_8.456), which translates to MNEQEEHHTINIGGRRSKLAVVQSHQVQKLIESHFPQYKCPVFSSQTLGDQIQFKPLYSFGGKALWTKELEDLLYGDANDESVTRLDLIVHSLKDMPTLLPDGFELGGITKRVDPSDCLVMAAGSPYSMLDDLPEGSIVGTSSVRRSAQLKRKFPHLKFQSIRGNIHTRLEKLDAPESEFKCIILAAAGLIRMGLEDRITQTFDSSIMYHAVGQGALGLEIRKNDKKILGILDKVCDLETTVCCLAERQLMRTLEGGCSIPIGVESNYDTSTKKLLLKAIVVDVDGKEAVEDSIELTIKDIKRDSMACGKKLAENMIANGAKKILDEINLDRVTQ; encoded by the coding sequence ATgaatgaacaagaagagCACCATACAATAAATATTGGGGGCAGACGATCCAAGTTGGCCGTAGTGCAATCCCATCAAGTACAGAAACTAATAGAATCGCATTTCCCACAATACAAATGTCCTGTTTTTTCATCACAAACCTTGGGGGACCAAATCCAATTTAAACCTTTGTATTCATTTGGCGGTAAGGCACTTTGGACGAAGGAACTGGAAGACTTATTGTACGGTGATGCTAACGATGAGTCTGTAACTAGACTGGATTTAATTGTAcattcattgaaagatatgCCTACTTTGTTACCCGATGGTTTCGAATTAGGGGGAATCACTAAGAGAGTGGATCCATCAGATTGTCTCGTTATGGCAGCTGGGTCCCCATATTCCATGTTGGATGACTTGCCTGAGGGGTCCATTGTAGGAACATCATCAGTGAGAAGATCTGCACAGTTGAAGAGAAAATTCCCTCATCTGAAGTTCCAAAGTATTAGAGGGAACATTCATACAAGattggaaaaattggatGCTCCTGAAAGCGAATTCAAATGCATTATCCTTGCTGCTGCAGGACTTATTAGAATGGGATTGGAAGACAGAATAACGCAAACTTTTGATTCTAGCATCATGTATCATGCTGTCGGACAAGGTGCGTTAGGACTGGAAATTAGAAAAAACGATAAGAAGATATTGGGTATCTTGGACAAAGTTTGCGATTTGGAGACGACTGTTTGTTGTTTGGCTGAACGACAATTGATGAGAACTCTAGAAGGTGGTTGTTCAATCCCCATTGGTGTAGAGTCCAATTACGATACTTCAACtaaaaaattgttattaaAGGCCATTGTTGTGGACGTGGATGGTAAGGAAGCAGTGGAAGATTCCATTGAACTGACCataaaagatattaaacGTGATTCTATGGCATGTGGGAAAAAATTAGCTGAAAATATGATTGCTAATGGTGCTAAGAAAATTttagatgaaattaatcTGGATAGAGTTACTCAGTag
- the NCAS0C02600 gene encoding uncharacterized protein (ancestral locus Anc_8.454), giving the protein MINPVTFFLKIGYTVLFITSLLEFITSLTLGKGIRTQMAPQVCPDMVRYIEPRVNSILDTIPPLQQGLRRLVFAHEPKRTIEYGVLFFIMHKVGKFVSLWAMCFMGVFFLFTVPFILKIFEKDIDVAVNHGWNLQREPLKNLLMKPVRSLKFTWRNWGPHFPILSVKTIILILDQRGSSL; this is encoded by the coding sequence atGATCAATCCGGTGactttctttttaaaaataGGCTACACTGTCTTATTCATTACTTCATTGTTAGAATTTATCACCAGTTTAACCCTGGGGAAGGGGATAAGGACCCAAATGGCACCACAGGTATGTCCGGACATGGTAAGGTACATAGAGCCAAGGGTCAACTCCATCCTGGACACAATTCCACCCTTACAGCAGGGCCTAAGACGTTTGGTGTTTGCACATGAGCCCAAACGAACCATTGAATACGGGgtcttgttcttcatcatGCATAAGGTTGGGAAATTTGTTTCCCTTTGGGCTATGTGTTTTATGGGTGTCTTCTTCCTGTTCACTGTGCCATTCATTTTGAAGATCTTTGAGAAGGATATTGATGTAGCCGTGAATCATGGGTGGAATTTACAAAGAGAACCACTAAAGAATTTACTAATGAAGCCGGTGAGAAGTCTAAAGTTTACTTGGAGAAATTGGGGTCCCCACTTTCCAATCTTGTCGGTAAAAACGATCATTCTGATCTTAGACCAGAGGGGATCGAGTCTTTGA